The Porites lutea chromosome 7, jaPorLute2.1, whole genome shotgun sequence genome includes the window CATCCTGCGACAATCCCTTGTCTTGAAGCCTGTCATTCAGGGAATCTGACAGCAAGCCATCCTCATTACCTTGGTGATTGTATCTACTACTGATTATTTCTTCCCACGTATCTCTGGCGACTTTAATTTCTGGCTGGTTGCTGGACAGAAGGTAAAATTTTCCTCTGTAGTAAATTTTTTCaccttcttcttcatcttcactTTGGGCTGCCTGCAAGATTCAGAGGAAAAACGTTACGCAGCTCAGGAACATAAATGGTTTTCAAGTAAAATTTGAAACGTTAAAATGATAGCTAGTGACCATCATAGGGTTAAGCTGGGTGTCAAGCTGGGTTATATTTGTGATCTGAGGATTATTAACCAAGGGTAACGATTGCAACagataaataattaataattaacccCCTTGCCCCTGTTCCGCCCGTAACTGCGTCCCTTGTgtcacttgtgacgtcatcagtttcgGCGGTCAATGTCAAATTTgtctgctaacttgtgcaggTTGAAGAGAGCATTTCAAatcataccagaatgagcactgTTCAGTCAAGGAGACCCgaggaaaaggcaaaaaaccatgtaaagTTGACCCGAAAATTACGATGAAAGCCTTGGTCCACTACCAACCTGCACTTCCTTCCATCTAATCCTACACAGGAAGCTAGCATTTTGCTTTTACTTTGCATATTGGTATACAGAAGGTTGCGAAGTGAATGAAGTTCAAACGGCTTTTTGGTAAGATTTAGCACTTAAATAATAGCCAGACAGTGACTAGGAAACTGcccgactagcttcaaaacgcgtttctTGGCAAAAATCCCaagggcgaatgggttaaagacATGTTCACAAATTTTCGGAACTCTCTTTGATGTTTTGAATCTTTTAAAAAGTCTGGTGTTATAGTGCCTCTAGTGCTCTTTATTGACTTTCAGTGAAACAggacttttttgttttgatttggtttgtttgattgtttttcttGGGCAGGGGTGGAAGGGGGAAAAGGGATTTTCATTTGGCCTGATCAGCTACTATCATAAAAGAGGACCAACTGTCATATATCCAGACATTGAGCAGTGATTTTGTCATAAATAGTTATGgcgagtcctgggactcatcttgtgaaaaatcatgagtcccagtctgGAACCAATGAgtctcagttaaaaaaaagagtCTGAAATTGAATGCTTGGgtctttatgtaaccagacagttaaacTGAAGACAGACCCCAAAACTATGTATTACAGtgcactgaaattaaaatatagtctttctattttaaagcacaacaaaggctaaatgAAATATGCATCGTTTAACGACAGCCATAATAACTTTCACAGAAATTACACGAACGGGATTTTTCTACAAATACAAAAGTTCAGGTCAATCGATAGATCTCTGTGTCCTACAGAACGCATATATCATGAATTACTTTGCAtatttggggatttttatgtgtCAGGAATGCAGGACGCAGAggcaacaaaatcactgattGAGGTGGTGGGGAGGGTAGGGTGCACTCATCCAAGCCTTGACATAGGGCAAGGGTTTCAATATTAAAAAGCTGCAATTGGCGACAAAATTAtttgagacactttgccctaaagGGCCTTTCTAACGTTTTACCGACTTTGAAAAATGAAGCTtcccctcccccatcccctccatgcaatgttgtgccgatGTTGCTGTCTGTTAAGATTTTAGGGAGAGGGGGCCTTACAGTCCCTTTCCTCGTCATTGCGGCCTATTTCACCATTGGCATCCACTTTAtccctttaggtcccaagagtgaccaacatcaattttctccaaacatcatcagcagatcatcaagagtaaaggttatgagaattaataaactgattaccaaagggagaacacttcgatcttaaaccaaattctctcaaccattcttaaaacaaatgtatggagatcagtttggagaatttgcatttGCATCTtggagcttaaagggttaatgtgTAAAAGGTTATTTAGAACCCTGGATAAGGTGAGCCCGCTATTGAAGATAAATCTCCTAATTAAGCTGGTTTTGTGGTccttttttggtccaaaaaatgGGGTGGCAAATCACCTGGGCACCTCTCCGGGGtggaggctaatggggatgtgccgctggaaggggtcgcattttcatgactggattgactaaaatggggtcgcattttcaacagagttactagaatggggttgcacatttttggatttttgggggtaacaCAGTTCTtcatttacggttagcaaacgtaccagaatgtttgcaCTGTAGGTGAAAATTGAAGTGTTCCtcattcagtttaaaaaaatgggtcaattcataaaaatagaaagtgactgagttgggatcgcaaaaattacatatttgcccataagtgactaagatggggtctataatattggccacagaatagactataatggggtaagggctctgagaggccagcagcacatacccagcaaaaatttacccaagtaacccccccccccccctccctttggGGGCACCTCTTCTAGATCTGCCACTGGTATCTCCCTTTGAGGGGTTATGGCATCAAGAAACTGAGGCAATAAGAGTCACTGGTACACATGTTATACTTACAGGAAGGACAAGCCAGCCATTATCCAGAGCAAGCTTATTAACGACAGTGTTTGATCCACGGATAAATTCTCCACCAAGATCAAAAGAACCAAAACCTTTGAAAGGCTGTGCTTGCTTTACTCTGCCAcctacaaaaatatataattacaaaatataaCATCTCAGTTAAGCTCATTTATTGTGCCAAATATCAATGGCAGGCCACATGGCTCATactaaaaaaaatgcactttatctgagtgtcaatgtattttgcatgaaagtactaattggggacactattttcaTGTCTTCAACTGGAGACGGGCTCACCATTTTACAATGGTCAATTGAGCCCCAAAAGACATGTGAATGATGAATGATTTTATACACAGATTCAAATGCTGTGATGACATCAAAATGTATAAAATGATACAGAATAGCAAAACATGAAAGCCATTCCCAGCAGCCTTTGGTAAACTTTAAAatcatttgacttttttcagtGTTTCTAATGGGGGTGCTTTTGATAAGATGGTTCTTACAGTTGACTCCTGATAACTTGAACCCTCGCCAACTTGAACCTTGCACTTGTGAGTTATTACTTATAATAAGTTATAACTCAAAAGTAAGGTCTTATAAGAAGCACCCCATTAGAAACATAAATATCTGCCATTGCTAGGAGGGTCCACTGGGGAGGCTTGAAAGAGAAGGGGGGGTGTGGCtaattaactttcttcccctaaaaagggaggggcttaatagagaaaAGGGGCTTATTtaagaggggggcttaatagaggatttatggtatcTTACTTTGGAAACTAATTTCAAACTCTTTCTGGAACTACTTCTCACACTATTACTGGTATAAGAAAAATACTGCATATTCAAAGCACAGAAAAGGTCAAAACAATCAACCTACCTAGGTAGTTAGCAGCCTCTAACAGAACTACATCAAACCCAGCCTCAGACAGCGATAATGAAGCACTAAGGCCTGCTAGACCTCCACCAACAATAACAACTTGATTATCAGGAGAAGGACCTGCTAATCCTTTAATAAGATAGAGAAAAGTTTTTGAAGACTTTTAATGTTTTCGTTTACATTATATGGCTGCTGAAAAAATACTGATCAGTGGTTTCATTGTTGACTTTTGCAATTTCTTCtgaccaactttttttttacattatgGCCCACAATAAGGACAGAAACATATGTTTAAATTATAAACACTTAAAGGTGATTTTTAGAGAATACAATACAATGGATGCCAAAACAATAATGATATTTCTAGTCaagagtttatttatttattttttaatatgtCAAAATACTTTATTAAAATCTTATAAACAGCTACACACAAAACTTCAGTAAAATACTCATAAAAAGAAAGCGTCAATATCAATACAAAATTCCGGCAAAACCCCTTTGCAATTCAAAATTCCAAGAAATCACATAGAATCAAAAGTCAAAAGTCCCAGTGGATGAGTTTATTCTATTAATACTTTAtatatcattttcttgaattaTACAGCCAATCAAACACACCCTATTTAAGTAAGAGAAGGCCATCTTGCTTTGTATTTAAAAGGACTAAGACATAGAACTTAGGTCATAGCAAGAACAACCGCAGCTAGTGACTAAACAATAATTTGAACACAGGTAACTGGCAACCACTCCACCATGCCCTCTcctaaacattaatttttctaaAATGTAAATTATGCAAACATATATTTTATTTACCATTCCAAGGAAAAGATGACTGGACTGCACTTAACATCAATGTTGAACTTTCATTTACTGTTTTCATACAGCTTTGAATACACTGGGCTTCTTGTCTTCCTTCTTCTGAAACACTTAGGGAAGTAATGAGATCTTCACAAATCTTTAAAACAGCAGAGGtttccacataatctctcaCCACTCCATCCTCAACTTGAAAATTGGGAATCAAATCAGGTTTGTAAACAAGGACACAAATGTCACTTGAAATTGAAGAGGCTTTGGTATCTATAAGGCGAAATCCTGCCAAATATAAACACTTGGATTGTTGAGACCAGCCATATTTGCCAGCTAATTTCAGTCTATGATTCTTGGTCAAAACACTGAAGATTTCATTACACCTTTTATGTCCACTTTGCTGGGCAAActgcaaaaattgaaaataaaatgttacgTTACAAGGCATAACTATTCAGAAATTATAATCTAATAACTGTACATAATCTAAGTCCTAAAACCAATTTCTCAATATAgaggaaaatacaaaaaaacaatacaagaGGTGAAGAGATTTTTGTCATATTCTCCCTCTTTAATAATATTATCACATTCAATGCTACTCAATGCTGCATTTGTTAGTTGGTATTTCAATGCACTATATCTATCAGGTTCAGCCCCCCAGAgggtggggggtactccctcTAATGGCCTATATATGGAGGCTTCACCCAGAAGGGGTGCCTTTCTCAGGCCTTAGGTATATGAAAGTGTGGGGAATCCattagttgaagtatatgaaagggtaggaaaatctgtcattttgatCTGTAGAACGGCTAACAGACGCATTTTGAAGAAACATTCTGGTTGtgtgatttgtttatattttaaccTAGACAAGGCATTTAAAGCAGGGTTGTAAAGTTCTACTTAGTTATGTAAAAGGACTAAGTACCATTTGTTTATAGAAGGAATACGAAGAGGGTACCTTTTCTgacaaaaatggtatataaaaggacaaggggttggacctcggggcacTGAGTCTCAAAGCTTTTCAGAGTACCCGATCAGTTTTCAGCTCTTTACAGGAAGGTTAGAAAAATAGTAAATTCTGAAAGCTTTTCAGAGTACCCAATCAGTTTTCAGCTCTTTACAGGAAGGTTAGAAAAATAGCAAATTCAGAAAGTATCTATACGCCAGTCTTGCTTTCCCAGCCCCTAAGGGAACACCTCCACCTCtccccaaaataaaaaaaaggaacaaaaagagaaaaaaaatagaaaaacaacaaaaacaatgaaaataaaataagaataaatGGAAAGCATTATTTCCCTTCTCAACCTAAAAGAGGCTCATTAGACATTCGCTGAAAATAGATGCTCCCTAATTTTTAAGACCCATACATATGAGAGTTGTAAGTAAGCTTAAATATGAACCTTATTGAGAATAGAGATGGCCTCCCTCAGTAGCTCTCGTGTGCTTTCAATCTCCTGATCAATCAGATCATTCCAGTTTAATATCTTTACAAATCCATAGTTCCCACCGGTAAAGTACTGAACAAACAGGCTACAAACAACAATGGATAAACTCCCTTTTGTGTAAAATCCCTCCTCGTCCAAACCAACAAGGATAGTTTTCATTTGGACTTTCATGAGCTGCCTCTTCCGAAGAGCATCTTTGATATAGTGTGTATTGCTGCTGTCAACAATTTTTAATAGGTATTCTTCGAGATCCCCATTGTTAGGGAGGAATTCTGTAGCTAAGTCCAGGATTCGCATTGTAGTGTTGCGGGAAGATTTCTGCATGGTGCGTGAACTCGTTGTGTGACTATTGTCTCAGCTTTCCGTGACGTCAGTAGATTCCAGTCTTACACGAGAGAAATCCTACGAGCGGGCGAACGTTGTCCAAAATGGCGGTAAAAGTgtcgtcttcttttgtttttatttgttgtgtGTCCTGTATTTCGAGCCAGACATAAAGAGGGATGGAAAGTCTACTTGCGTATAACAGCAGTTCGGACGAAGAAAGCGATAGAACAACTAAAGATGAACGAAACTTCAAGAAAGGCAAAGTAAAGCTTCCAGGAACAGACCAGGCAAAAGACCAAGAAATCAAAGATGTTTGTGCAACAGAAAGCGGCATACAGCCATATAATAATCGGATGGGGCCGTTTCTTGAACCAAGAAATGCTATTGGGCTCAATGAGTGCAGTTATTCTAAATCAAAACAAACTTCCTTGGGAAATGATCATGGTTCCATTGTTTTACAAAGAACTTTTAGTGAGCCACAGTTTCTAATGAGTTTTCCTaaccaagaaaagaaaagcccAGCTTTCAACAGTTCATTGACTCAATATAAGCATTCCAATTCGAGTACCATATCAGGCAGAAGAGTAAAACCTTACATTTCAAagagggaaagagaaaaattggCACAAACAGCTTTACCTTGTAGTTCCTCCTCTTCACTTAAACCTCAGCTGGCTCTGGAGGAGTCTAATTTTGATCATACCATAAATGAAGTTGATTTACAACCTAATAGACCTTGTGAAATATCAGATGGAAAATATTTAGCTCGGGCATGCCGGCCGCCTAAACAGTTGCATTTAGATTTTGAAGGTCATTCGCAGGGAGTCAACTGTGTGCATTGGAACCCAAGTAGAGGTAACCTGTTATTATCTGCAGCAATGGATCACTTGGTCTGTGTATGGGACACTTCATGTGGAAGTACATGCCGCAGGAGACTTACGCATCATACAGCAGCAGTGAAAGACTCCAAGTGGAGTTTATGTGGAGAGAAAATCTTGAGTTGTGGTTATGACAAAACTGCTAGACTTTCTAATTTGGAAACAGGTAATCTGAATCATGTCTGTAGTTTGAAGATAATGCACATGTCATTGGCTTGTCCCAGGGGTAAGAACTGGTGCTAACCAGGGCAATGAATTCGGCGAATAGTTCTCTACACCTGGCGGAGGGGGAAATTcacaaatattttaaataagTTTGAATAAAAGAGATGGGggaattcaatattttttaaaaatagtggACAGCAACCACTGTGAAGTCATCGGGATTTACTGCTTTCCCACACCCTTAGATATCTGAAATATAAAGTTGCAAGGAGggaaataggccttttgcaacCACaattgatcacgtgatcagctttctgtaaacacaaaacagttcagttttggaaaattttgttggCAGGAACTGAAAAAGCATATAAAATTAgctaacctgtaaattttctgcattatatctcaaaagtagcgattgcaaagGCCAccaaaaattagaaggatttgtatggggaaaacaACTCTTTCCACCCAGTCACCGCAGTATGACTATAATACTTTCTTAAGCATAACAgggctcaaattttcatttttttatgacatacagtttgagcccttaaatgcgtaagggaaagatttaacaacagtgtgaaaatttaaattttatttccataCAAGGACTTGTACAGAAAAACTAGAGTTGTTTagtttttcccatacaaatccttctaatttcaAAATGAAGTCAAACAGAGAGAGAGTATAGATGCAAAAAATTGCAGTCCTGCTTTTTCTTAACCATTTTTCCTATACTTTGGGAAATCTTGTGATTCTTGTGACAAAtcccagaaaaatttgctttgtgCCCAGTGTAGTGAATTTTGTGGGTGTGCACATTGCTTCAGTCTAAATTTCATGTATAAAATTGCTGTTCTTGTTGCCAAAAAGGAATAATAGGTAATATCGCTGATACATTGTAAATTAATAACTAAAGAAATTCAATGAATAACTGAAGTACCTAATTTACATTAACTGAGTCAACAGTAATAGTGGCCATAATTAAGTGGGCTAAGTTTTGATAACCTTGCCAAACATCAACTAAGGATAAAAAAGTCCTGTCAATGAGGTAAAtatcaagggggggggggggggggggggggttcgcTCAGGATGCTTCTTCAAGTTAAATTTCCTCACCCCTCAGAGGGGAAATTCTCAAATTTGCTCTACCCATTGTACAGTCTACCCTTTTGGGCAAGCTATGACAGGGTTTGACACCTTCTCAGCTGGGTCACTAGAAGCCACTGGGCTAGTGATTCTTGAAACCTATTTGCCCAGTGCACAACTGACTTTCCCAGCCCATGCTCCTTCCTCCTCACCTCACGTACTTTTTACCCTCCACACGGAAGGAAAGAGGCTGtgcagttttaaaatttttattgacACTTAAGTTCAAAATGAATGACAACTGTGGCTTGCTTGTATTGCTGTTCTTGTCTATTTATTAAAATGTGTAATAATTTAAGCATGGAAGTAAGCAACCTGTAGGCTTCCTCTTCTTCATCTCTGAAATTATCATCATTCTCATTTTCATCATTCCCGACAGAAAATGAACCAGAATGATCATACGTTTGGCAAGTGTTCCAAAAACATCTTCCCCTCCTCATTTACTATATGATATTCTAGCCACCCAATACTCTCTTTCCAGGACAGATGAAATCCtcatttgtgtttttcattttcgtaCTTTCTACTCTTGTCCAATTCTTTTCACTTCCCTTCGCCTTTTTGCATGGTGGGGGCTTAAGGTTTGCGAGCAATCGCTCCATAAATTTCCTGATCTTCTAAGCAACCGCATCAAGTGCAAGGCACAAAGTGAACTGGCCTGGGTCCCAGTAATATTCACAATCAACTGAACAAATGACACGAGAGACAAGAAAGGGGCCATGGACTGGTGATAGTTTTGTACTTCCTTTATTATTATCCTTACAacttaaagtaattttttttcattataatcAATTTCAAAGAATCAGTcagttctttcaaatttctaCTAGCCCATGGGCTAGTAAACATGACATTTTAATCACCTgacataatttttatttgcctCGGGCTACCAGAGATGTCAAAACCTGCTATGACATGTGCATAAAACACAAGTATATAGTTATATTACTTACTTTATGTGCAATTTGATTGGAAAACTCATTAGTGAATCAGGGTCAAAAAGGTAAAGAGTCCTTATTTTACGTTGGTAGCTCGAAAAAGTCATAAGATTAACCAACCTGAGGCCGATGGTGCactcatcccccccccccctccccctctctcTCCATTAGTGCTCTGTTCTACTGGTTTTTTAAGCCAGAACTTAAAGCTAcatggaaaggaaagaagtcaaAACAAAGATTTGAGGCCACACTCAGGGATCAAACATGGCAACTGCCACACAGAAGGCTGTGCAGTAGCCATCTGTGCCAATTCTTCCTCCCCCAGATATTCCCCCTTCTTACCCCACATTCTCCTTATACCCAAAAAACTTGAAATCTGAAAGTGAACTTCCCAATAAAGCCAAATCCTAGATCTCTCAAAACAGCAAGATATTTTCCATGAATAGACAATGTTGTCATTTGTATAAGACATAGTTTAATGTGCTccacctttaattttttttcaggacaagaaattattaaatttcCGCACCAAAACTTTGTCACCTGTGTCCAGTTTCACCCAACAGCTCCAGCATTATTTTTGTCTGGGACTTTCAAATCTGCCATCCTATGTTGGGATACAAGAACTGGAAATGTAAGTGTACAGAATGCATACTTTTTAACAAACTGTTCTCAGAGTGCCACTTAACTCATGAAATAGAATCTCATGGCTCAAAATATAATTGCTGGGACTGCTGGCAGTCATGTTGACCAGTGCCAGAGAAATTTGATCTCAGTCACGTCTTTCCATCTGGCAGGTcataatgttaaaaaaaacacgATAATAACATGAACATCCTAACCTAGTGAAAATGGATGCTTGACCCCTTGAAACGTACTGCTGTGACTGTGTTTTTTTCTCTGGTCGCTTGTTTATGTGTCGAGTCAAAATGACCAGTAAACTGTATGTTTGTTCAGACAAATGGCCATCTTGGCTGGACATCGTCTGTTGACTGGCCATTATTTTGAGGCCTGGAATCTGCTGCTGTAATCTATGTTTTTACATCacttgcaaaagaaaaatgttttccattgaattgtttgaataaattaataatttttactTTGCATGCCAAATActgaataggaaaaaaaatactaataacTGGTGAAATAAAAATGTCAGGTAAGAACAGTTTTTTGTAAGAAGGTTGCAGATTGTGACCCAAACTTataagattttaaaacaaaaagacaacaTTTTCATATAATTTTCCCTCACAGATCACATCAACATATTCTGCTCTTTTTGGCCAAGTACAGGACATAGCATTTCTTCCTGGAGGAGATGAGTTTGTTTCTGCTGCTGAAGTGGTCAAGAGAAATTCTACGGACAAAGGAATCATGGTCTGGGATTTTAGATCAACTGCAGTATTATCCAATCAAATATATCAGGTCTGTCTTCAGCATTAACCCCTCCTATTTGAAATACAAATATgcattattaattttatataattttggGAACAGAGTTTTCCCATTTAATCAGTATGATTGTTCTGTTTATAAGTTCTGAAGAAAACACAAAGTCACAATTGTCTTCCTGAAAATGGGACCAAAGTGCTCATTAGCCTCtccagggggtactccctataatggtctATACCAGAGCTCTGCCTAAAGgtgtacctttttcaggcttcagataTTCGAGAAGGTAGGGATTTCATCAGTTGATGTaagaaaatttgtcattttgctctgtgaaaagacaaaaagggCCAACAGATGTACTTTATTGCTGTGAAGAGATAAGACAACTTCCTGGTTTTGTTGTTTATACGTATTAGAAGGATGGTGCAGTTACAACAGTTGAAGTGTTCTAAACtgtaggtatgtgaaaggggtaacatttgtcaatagaaggtatatgaaagaggTACCatctctgtcaaaaatggtgtatAGTTATAAAAGGGTAGAGGGTCGAAGCCCGTGGTGGAGTGTCGCTGTATAAGACTTTGTTCAGAAAACACTCTGCCTCTCCAAGGACATAAGCAGGGAATTGCCTGCTTCAAAACATGTTTTCCGTTATTGCATATGAGAAAATATGCTGTCTAATGGCAGTTCTCTAGAGGTGACATAAAGATCTCTAGAACAATCAAACATAATTTGACTGATAAAGACAGTTATTATGAATCATAGCATTGCGCATATAAACACACTATTAGAGTTGGAATCTCACACTtgacagaaataaaataaaaattattatcttcaatttttttgttgtgatCCAGGAAGCCTTCACTTGTACTTGCTTAAAAGTCCATCCCCGTGAAGCTCATTTTGTGGCCCAGTCCAATGGAGATTACATTGCTTTGTTCTCAACAAGGAAGCCATACAAGCTAAACAAGTTCAAAAGATATGAGGGCCACAAGGTATTATATTCAATTTCTGTTACTTATAAATAATGAATCCCATAGAAAATGGGCTACACTTTATACTATACAGTCATTTCCATGGGCACCCATACCCCTCCCCCTATTGTGGACGGCAAACTCCTTATGGCAGGGACACTAAAAGAGCTAAATGCCCTGCAGTGGGGACAAATGAAGAGGGTAAATCCCCTACCTCCAGGATTTTCCCAAATCAACACTACAGCAGTGTTCATTCATTGTACAATAGAGTAGTGTCACTTTcagcattttaatgtgcaatTTTGTCTTGTTTCTGCTCATCTGCCTCTACATCTTTTGTTCATAATAATCAACTTGCGATCTGATGTAAATAAAGACTTCCAAGACAACACAACtacattattttcattttattattatttatactgtattgtaaataacttcattaattttgtaaaaataaattgAGATTAAAAGAATAGTCTACTATGTAgtcatctttttttatttctatttataattattataaatgatGACAGACTTAAAACTTAACCTAAAGCACCCTTAAGCTTAAAACAGCAGCACTATACACTTAAACAATAAAGAGAGTGGCAAGCAACTTTTTTCTATGTGTATGATTAGAATTTCAAAACACTTGTATGTAGACTCTAACTAATTAGTGAGCCTGACGACATGGGCTCAACATTCCCTTCCAtagtttttttcaatttttggcatggacaagttagggaaaaaccAATCCATTCTGCTGGAAAGAGGACTTTTATTAATTAGTAAAATTACCAAGTTTGCaaatgatttgttgaaaactaatgaAGATATAGGTCCTCAAAGTCCCAAaattttacagatgtttgtattgtggggggggggggggggggaagggggggcacaaacttgccaccaaccatacaaacgtctgtaaatttttaCAACTTTGTGGAGGTATATCCTCGCTCACTTAATACGTATCACTTTAAAACTTATTACTAATTTTTAGGCGGTCTTATTTCAGTGGTGTCAACGGATTTTTCCTGACTGGTCcatgttaaaagttaaaaaaaccttgaaagGGTCTATTCTAATCACGTCTTGCTTGTTATGAGATAATCATAGCAATAATAGTGATCAATTACAATCCTTTCCTCTTTGTTATATAAAAGTGTACAAACAGACAGTTAGGATTAGCACATGAGATATTTGTGTTACGGACCAGGCATGAACCTAAGATGGCCCATCTTGCCCATTTAGGATTTCCCAGTTAGTCCCGCAAGAAAAAATTCTCCTAATGGGAACCTTTATTGACCCAgcttgtttggtcaagatggctggatattggcctcgttctttttcgcgtttttttttttacctcgacTTCATCTTGGTCCAtaaaaacacaaggaaaacttGGCAAGTATCCAGCTACAGTGTATCTTGACTTCACAAGTGGTCAATAATGCATACATATTAAATTCTGGATTAACCTTTTATTGTTAGGTGAGTGGATATCACATTGGGTGTGATTTTAGCCCTGATGGTTCAATCATTACCTCTGGCTCTGCGGAtggacaaatttatttttatgatCATCACACATCCCACATGGTGAGAACATTACAGGCTCACTCTATGCCATGTATGGATGTTGCTTTCCACCCCACCCTGCCAAACTGTGTTGCTAGTTGTGGGTGGGAGGGACAAGTCAAAGTCTGGAAATAACAGTATTGTACTGGAGTGTATTAAATGAACAATAACTATAAATTTTCAAGACTCTTGTCAAAATTTCTCTAAGAAGATATTTATCTGtcttttatagttttatgtttaaTTCTCAACTGTCCATGCACTTTATTGTCTCTTTGgactttttattttcaagagaAAAGTGTTTTCATATTTTGCCTACTTTAGGGCACGGTAGTCCTTCTATTTATTTTCAGTAATTTATCTCTTTTTAATCATTAAAACATAAACACCACATTCATTGATCAATAATCTTAAAAACTATTAATCACGAATGATTTTgatataaaatatatttatatggtttttgaaacactttttctccTTTGAGTTCTTACATGTGCAATCCACACAATCAACAAAATTGAATagttaaataataatatatt containing:
- the LOC140944919 gene encoding WD repeat-containing protein 25-like gives rise to the protein MESLLAYNSSSDEESDRTTKDERNFKKGKVKLPGTDQAKDQEIKDVCATESGIQPYNNRMGPFLEPRNAIGLNECSYSKSKQTSLGNDHGSIVLQRTFSEPQFLMSFPNQEKKSPAFNSSLTQYKHSNSSTISGRRVKPYISKREREKLAQTALPCSSSSSLKPQLALEESNFDHTINEVDLQPNRPCEISDGKYLARACRPPKQLHLDFEGHSQGVNCVHWNPSRGNLLLSAAMDHLVCVWDTSCGSTCRRRLTHHTAAVKDSKWSLCGEKILSCGYDKTARLSNLETGQEIIKFPHQNFVTCVQFHPTAPALFLSGTFKSAILCWDTRTGNITSTYSALFGQVQDIAFLPGGDEFVSAAEVVKRNSTDKGIMVWDFRSTAVLSNQIYQEAFTCTCLKVHPREAHFVAQSNGDYIALFSTRKPYKLNKFKRYEGHKVSGYHIGCDFSPDGSIITSGSADGQIYFYDHHTSHMVRTLQAHSMPCMDVAFHPTLPNCVASCGWEGQVKVWK